From Candidatus Dormiibacterota bacterium, the proteins below share one genomic window:
- a CDS encoding C39 family peptidase, whose product MAVEDLAPAIAQALDVRGGARLLFAPARRGVLSWNTFAEQGHMRFRLLRAGSPATPWFDYAQWNPSGRQSYSVESDKHGLRVEVDAIQAQTPFDGIDVRGVNVEDAGDIDFRLLAFATPVTSVPSLPYARAPLILDVPMRSQYVVDGERGWCSPASLSMVHAYHGIDVSVEATARAVMDRAYNGTGNWAFNVAYSGSLGLRAVVAFLPNLDSALPLIERNLPVVLSYSWSNDELPGAPLEHSDGHLAVLCGFTANGDCVVNDPAAPNVRTIYPRAALERIWQRNDGFAYVIAPVGIAYIDALQRP is encoded by the coding sequence GTGGCAGTGGAAGATCTAGCGCCGGCGATAGCCCAAGCGCTCGACGTGCGCGGCGGGGCTCGATTGCTTTTCGCCCCAGCCCGGCGCGGCGTGCTCAGTTGGAATACGTTCGCCGAACAAGGGCACATGCGCTTTCGGTTGCTGCGCGCGGGCTCGCCCGCAACGCCGTGGTTCGATTACGCGCAATGGAACCCGAGCGGCCGGCAGTCGTATAGCGTCGAATCGGATAAACACGGGCTGCGCGTCGAAGTCGATGCGATCCAGGCGCAAACGCCGTTCGACGGCATCGACGTTCGCGGCGTCAATGTTGAAGACGCCGGCGACATCGATTTTCGCCTGTTGGCGTTCGCCACACCGGTGACGAGCGTTCCGAGCCTTCCGTACGCGCGCGCCCCCCTCATCCTGGACGTGCCGATGCGCTCGCAGTACGTCGTCGACGGCGAACGCGGCTGGTGCTCGCCGGCATCGCTCTCCATGGTGCACGCGTATCACGGCATCGATGTCTCCGTCGAAGCGACCGCGCGCGCGGTCATGGACCGCGCCTACAACGGCACGGGAAATTGGGCATTCAACGTTGCGTATAGCGGGAGCCTCGGGCTGCGCGCCGTGGTCGCGTTTCTGCCCAATCTCGATAGCGCGCTGCCTTTGATCGAACGCAATCTGCCGGTCGTGCTCTCGTACTCCTGGTCGAACGATGAATTACCGGGCGCGCCGCTCGAGCACTCCGACGGACACCTCGCGGTTCTCTGCGGTTTCACCGCGAACGGCGACTGCGTCGTGAACGATCCCGCCGCTCCGAACGTACGCACGATCTATCCGCGCGCCGCCCTGGAACGCATTTGGCAGCGCAACGACGGCTTCGCATACGTCATCGCTCCGGTCGGCATCGCCTACATCGACGCGCTACAGCGGCCATGA
- a CDS encoding ABC transporter substrate-binding protein, which yields MNVRVTLAALACALLCITGCSKQTAGSAAGGRNPWTQPGVVRLGEPDEPDNINPMFGHTSATDEVDGLIFAFLLRYDADGNYIPDLATQVPTTKNGGISADGKTIIVHLRSGARWSDGAPLTAKDWIFTYHAVLNPANNTKTRFGWDDIAGASAPNDTTIVIHLKRADASFLGTLAMGSSAYPPLPAHLLAALPNLNTASFNNAPISSGPYILQRWNHGSSLTFVPNPYYFRGAPKLKQIVWRVIPDPNTQFSQLQTHEIDVYPGVSENEIPRLHEVTGIRVMQKLVANWRHLGFNTSKPLLADVRVRRAITEAVDWKRLIDTVYHGYDRPAVSDVYPESWAAPKLPPYRYDPRDAAALLHAAGWRRGPSGVLMRDGKALRLTLSTGTGNMENALAEVVIQSMLKAVGIDVRIRNYPVSLLFAQNGPIYSGAYDMEWSVATNGPDPDNSGSWNGAFIPPKGANTAWLNDPLVNRLSEEALRTNDRAKRKALYQREEERLRELYVQVAVYWENKYTAVNTDMQNYEPAAFIADTWNSWQWKI from the coding sequence GCATCACCGGCTGTAGCAAGCAGACGGCGGGAAGCGCGGCCGGCGGCCGCAACCCGTGGACGCAACCCGGCGTCGTGCGGCTCGGCGAACCCGACGAACCCGATAACATCAACCCGATGTTCGGGCATACCTCGGCAACCGACGAAGTCGACGGCCTCATCTTCGCATTTCTGCTTCGTTACGACGCCGACGGTAATTACATTCCCGATCTCGCAACGCAGGTGCCCACGACGAAGAACGGCGGCATCAGCGCGGACGGCAAGACCATCATCGTCCATCTGCGTTCCGGTGCGCGATGGTCCGACGGCGCTCCGCTGACGGCGAAGGATTGGATCTTCACCTACCATGCGGTGCTGAACCCCGCGAATAACACGAAAACGCGTTTTGGCTGGGACGATATCGCCGGCGCCTCCGCGCCCAACGATACGACCATCGTTATCCATCTCAAACGAGCCGATGCCAGTTTCCTCGGGACGCTGGCGATGGGCAGTTCGGCATATCCGCCGCTACCCGCGCATCTGCTCGCCGCCTTGCCCAATCTCAATACGGCTTCTTTCAACAACGCTCCGATCTCCAGCGGCCCGTATATCCTACAGCGTTGGAATCACGGCAGCTCGCTCACGTTCGTGCCGAACCCGTACTACTTTCGCGGCGCTCCGAAGCTCAAGCAGATCGTATGGCGCGTCATTCCGGATCCGAACACACAGTTTAGCCAATTGCAGACGCACGAGATCGACGTCTATCCCGGGGTCAGCGAGAACGAGATCCCGCGACTGCATGAGGTTACGGGCATCCGCGTGATGCAGAAGCTCGTGGCCAACTGGCGACACCTCGGGTTCAACACGAGCAAGCCGTTGCTCGCCGACGTGCGCGTGCGCCGCGCTATCACCGAAGCCGTCGATTGGAAGCGCCTGATCGACACGGTATACCACGGCTACGACCGGCCGGCCGTCTCCGACGTGTATCCCGAATCGTGGGCGGCGCCGAAGCTACCGCCCTATCGCTACGATCCGCGCGACGCCGCCGCCTTGCTGCATGCCGCGGGATGGCGCCGGGGGCCCTCCGGCGTGCTGATGCGCGACGGTAAAGCGCTGCGACTCACGCTTTCGACCGGCACCGGTAATATGGAGAACGCGCTAGCGGAGGTCGTGATTCAGTCGATGCTCAAAGCGGTCGGCATCGACGTGCGCATTCGCAACTATCCGGTGAGCCTGCTCTTCGCTCAAAACGGCCCGATCTATAGCGGCGCGTACGACATGGAGTGGTCGGTCGCAACCAACGGCCCCGACCCGGATAACTCCGGCTCGTGGAACGGAGCGTTCATTCCGCCGAAGGGTGCGAATACCGCATGGCTCAACGACCCGCTGGTCAATCGCCTGAGCGAGGAAGCGTTGCGCACGAACGATCGCGCGAAACGCAAAGCGCTCTACCAGCGCGAAGAAGAACGCCTTCGCGAACTCTACGTGCAAGTCGCCGTCTATTGGGAAAACAAATACACGGCCGTCAACACCGATATGCAAAACTACGAACCCGCGGCATTCATCGCCGATACCTGGAACTCGTGGCAGTGGAAGATCTAG
- a CDS encoding LysR family transcriptional regulator: MRQLRYVLAVARRLSFTLAAGDLSIAQPALSQQIAGLERELGVRLFDRTNRRVSLTDAGSALVVRAERILADVSAAAEEMSAFAGGLRGRVVLGTYQSFSEYTLPKLLGRFHALYPGIEIALREGLADDLLAQLHAGSIDAFIGDPGDAGHALARAFVSEPLYEDELVIALAATHPRARASVIEIGELRDEPWVIFRPGSSLTARVYALARASGFVPRIAFESVDSMTVRSLVAEGLGVALFPRTLGNTPGPNVALVSLAPSRVFRRMSLVTRPGPYAPSASTFLDFIRERLHE, translated from the coding sequence GTGCGACAGCTCCGCTACGTGCTGGCCGTTGCTCGCCGGCTGAGCTTCACGCTCGCGGCGGGCGATCTTTCGATCGCGCAGCCGGCGCTTTCGCAGCAGATTGCCGGGCTCGAACGGGAACTGGGGGTTCGGCTTTTCGACCGTACCAACCGGCGCGTGAGCCTCACCGATGCGGGCAGCGCGCTCGTGGTGCGCGCCGAGCGCATCCTGGCCGACGTCTCGGCCGCCGCCGAAGAGATGTCGGCCTTCGCGGGCGGCCTCCGCGGGCGGGTGGTGCTGGGCACCTATCAATCGTTCTCCGAGTACACGCTGCCAAAATTGCTCGGCCGCTTTCACGCGCTCTACCCCGGCATCGAGATCGCCCTGCGCGAGGGCCTGGCCGACGATCTGCTCGCGCAATTACACGCGGGCAGCATCGATGCGTTTATCGGCGACCCGGGCGACGCCGGCCACGCGCTCGCGCGCGCCTTCGTGAGCGAACCGCTCTACGAGGATGAATTGGTGATCGCACTCGCGGCGACGCATCCACGCGCCCGAGCCTCCGTCATAGAGATCGGCGAATTGCGCGACGAGCCGTGGGTCATCTTCCGTCCGGGCTCCTCGCTCACGGCGCGCGTCTACGCGCTCGCGCGGGCGAGCGGATTCGTTCCGCGCATCGCGTTCGAAAGCGTGGATTCGATGACGGTGCGCTCGCTGGTGGCCGAGGGCCTCGGCGTCGCGCTCTTTCCGCGCACGCTCGGGAATACGCCCGGGCCCAACGTCGCGCTCGTCTCGCTCGCGCCGAGCCGCGTGTTTCGGCGCATGTCGCTGGTGACGCGCCCGGGCCCCTACGCTCCCTCGGCTTCCACGTTTCTGGACTTCATTCGCGAACGGTTACACGAATGA
- a CDS encoding uracil-DNA glycosylase, producing the protein MKPSLASIDRRVVACTHCPELRAYCADVAREKKRAHALDTYWGKPVPAFGDPAARVLLVGLAPGAHGSNRTGRPFTGDASGDFLFPALHRAGFASQPHAIDRNDGMVLRDCLITAAARCAPPGNKPTPQELTNCFPYLLDEFDALPHLRVVIGLGSIGFRASLRMLERRGFTFEGGKPVFGHAAEGIARKGSRTILALASYHPSRQNTNTGVLTAPMFDAIFARANEALHA; encoded by the coding sequence ATGAAGCCTTCACTCGCTTCGATCGACCGCCGCGTCGTGGCATGCACGCATTGCCCGGAACTGCGCGCGTACTGCGCGGATGTCGCGCGCGAAAAGAAGCGCGCGCATGCGCTCGACACCTACTGGGGCAAGCCCGTTCCCGCATTCGGCGACCCCGCGGCGCGCGTGTTGCTGGTGGGCCTCGCGCCGGGCGCGCACGGGAGCAATCGCACCGGGCGCCCGTTCACCGGCGATGCTTCCGGCGATTTTCTCTTTCCGGCGTTGCACCGGGCCGGGTTCGCGTCACAGCCTCATGCGATCGATCGTAACGACGGCATGGTCTTGCGCGATTGCCTGATCACCGCGGCCGCGCGCTGCGCGCCGCCCGGCAATAAACCGACACCGCAGGAGCTCACGAACTGCTTCCCCTACCTGCTCGACGAGTTCGACGCGCTCCCGCATTTGCGCGTCGTGATTGGGCTCGGATCGATCGGCTTTCGCGCTTCGCTACGCATGCTCGAACGGCGCGGCTTTACGTTCGAGGGCGGAAAGCCCGTTTTCGGCCACGCCGCGGAAGGCATCGCGCGCAAAGGTTCGCGCACGATTCTCGCGTTAGCCTCCTACCACCCCAGCCGCCAAAATACCAACACCGGCGTCCTAACCGCTCCGATGTTCGACGCGATCTTCGCCCGGGCAAACGAAGCGCTGCACGCCTGA
- a CDS encoding tRNA (cytidine(34)-2'-O)-methyltransferase, translating into MTNERPSQPQERMQSLVDIGDPPLHIALVEPEIPPNTGNVARLCAATGCALHLVEPLGFRIDDRELKRAGLDYWHALGVVMHPSLDVFLERTAHLRRWFFSTHATRTYANADFERGDMLVFGRETQGLPKALIAQYADRALRIPMREHGVRSINLSTAVGIATYGALATIGFPGLS; encoded by the coding sequence ATGACGAACGAACGCCCGTCGCAACCGCAGGAGCGCATGCAATCGCTGGTAGATATCGGAGATCCGCCATTGCACATCGCGCTGGTGGAGCCGGAGATTCCGCCCAACACCGGCAACGTCGCTCGGCTCTGCGCCGCAACGGGCTGCGCGCTGCATTTGGTGGAGCCGCTCGGCTTCCGGATCGACGATCGCGAACTCAAGCGAGCCGGGCTGGACTACTGGCACGCGCTCGGGGTGGTGATGCATCCCTCGCTCGACGTATTTCTCGAGCGCACCGCGCACCTGCGGCGCTGGTTTTTCTCCACCCACGCAACCCGCACGTATGCGAACGCCGATTTCGAACGCGGAGATATGCTGGTGTTCGGGCGCGAGACGCAAGGCCTGCCGAAGGCGCTGATTGCGCAATACGCCGACCGCGCGTTACGCATTCCGATGCGCGAGCATGGCGTGCGCAGCATCAATCTCTCCACCGCGGTCGGAATAGCGACTTACGGAGCGCTCGCGACGATCGGTTTCCCAGGGCTAAGTTGA
- a CDS encoding MFS transporter, which produces MSAVALELPTASSEGRGIRLLTVAHMVNDANQSALPALIPWLVSHHGLSLATAATLVLAMNLSSSVVQPLFGHLSDRKSFAWVIPASVLLACCGTALIGLAPTLPWMLAGALVAGVGVAAFHPEGSRFANYFAGAKRATGMSWFTLGGYLGFALGPILVTPLILAFGLHGTAFLVIPGIVMSALLLRELPKFEEVRRVAHHARRERAGADRWGAFGILTGVVALRSMTFLAAVTFLPIFAITVTHASNVLASVALAALLIGGALGTILGGRLADRHDRRRIVSASMVFTALFAGAITYCGFHSPSFALLVPLGIGFGAALGLSASVIVVIGQEYLPRRIGMASGVTLGLAVTIGGLAAPMFGAIGDRYGLPPVFAAITVFAILSLALSFFMPSIGGTEAQTPRHSIFDVAGAE; this is translated from the coding sequence ATGTCAGCCGTTGCTCTCGAGCTCCCGACCGCTTCTTCTGAAGGGCGTGGCATTCGGCTGCTCACCGTCGCGCACATGGTGAACGACGCCAACCAGAGCGCCCTCCCGGCGCTCATCCCATGGCTGGTTTCGCACCATGGGCTCTCGCTCGCCACTGCCGCGACGCTCGTCCTCGCCATGAATCTCTCTTCGTCGGTCGTCCAGCCGCTCTTTGGCCATCTCTCCGATCGCAAATCGTTCGCGTGGGTTATCCCCGCCTCGGTGCTCCTGGCGTGTTGCGGCACGGCGCTCATCGGGCTCGCGCCGACGTTGCCGTGGATGCTCGCCGGTGCCCTGGTAGCGGGCGTCGGCGTAGCGGCGTTCCACCCCGAAGGCTCGCGTTTCGCCAATTATTTTGCCGGGGCGAAGCGCGCGACCGGGATGAGCTGGTTCACCCTGGGCGGGTACCTCGGCTTTGCGCTCGGGCCGATTCTCGTCACGCCGCTGATCCTCGCATTCGGGCTGCACGGTACGGCGTTCTTGGTGATTCCGGGCATCGTGATGTCGGCGCTGTTGCTGCGCGAACTGCCGAAATTCGAGGAAGTGCGTCGCGTCGCTCACCACGCGCGCCGCGAGCGCGCCGGGGCCGATCGCTGGGGCGCGTTCGGCATCCTCACGGGCGTCGTCGCGCTGCGCTCGATGACGTTTTTGGCCGCGGTGACCTTTCTCCCGATCTTCGCCATCACGGTGACGCACGCGAGCAACGTGCTCGCATCGGTAGCGCTAGCCGCGCTGCTGATCGGGGGCGCTCTGGGTACCATCCTGGGCGGCAGGCTTGCCGATCGCCACGACCGCCGCCGCATCGTTTCGGCGTCGATGGTGTTTACCGCGCTGTTTGCCGGGGCTATCACCTACTGCGGCTTCCACTCGCCGTCGTTCGCGTTGCTCGTTCCGCTCGGCATCGGGTTCGGTGCGGCGCTCGGCCTTTCGGCGAGCGTCATCGTCGTGATCGGCCAAGAGTATTTGCCCAGACGCATCGGCATGGCGTCGGGCGTAACGCTCGGTCTCGCGGTGACGATCGGCGGATTGGCTGCGCCGATGTTCGGCGCGATCGGCGACCGCTACGGGTTGCCTCCCGTCTTTGCGGCGATCACGGTTTTCGCCATCCTCTCGCTCGCGCTCTCGTTCTTCATGCCGAGCATCGGCGGCACGGAGGCGCAGACGCCCCGACATTCCATATTTGACGTCGCAGGTGCGGAATGA